From Micromonospora nigra, one genomic window encodes:
- a CDS encoding M16 family metallopeptidase, with amino-acid sequence MAARRSRIPATKYPVERFTLDNGLRVVLTPDRSAPVIGVAVVYDVGIRSEPEGRSGFAHLFEHLMFQGSENLEKLAHFRHVQGAGGTFNGSTHLDYTDYFETLPSNALERALFLEADRMRGPRLTEENLRNQVDVVKEEIRVNVLNRPYGGFPWLTLPPVMFDTFPNAHDGYGSFDDLESATVTDAADFFRRYYASGNAVLAVSGDVDVVEATALIERHFGDVPARPAPVRPDFTEPDLTAERRTSYTDKLAPLPAVASAWRVPDPVGDFAAYLPYVVLAEVLTDGDASRLVERLVQRDRSVTSLGGYLGFMGDPFDVRDPTALLLQAHLPPSGDADKVLRTVDEELDRLATDGLAEGELARTQARMATHLLRDTDAVLGRALRMAVLEQQRGEPGLLNDLPRLVGEVGEEQVRAAAATLRPERRASVEIVPGGGRQ; translated from the coding sequence GTGGCGGCGCGGAGATCGAGAATTCCAGCGACGAAGTACCCGGTCGAGCGGTTCACCCTCGACAACGGCCTGCGGGTGGTGCTCACCCCCGACCGCAGTGCCCCGGTGATCGGGGTGGCGGTGGTCTACGACGTCGGCATCCGCTCCGAACCCGAGGGGCGCAGCGGCTTCGCCCACCTCTTCGAACACCTGATGTTCCAGGGCTCGGAGAACCTGGAGAAGCTGGCCCACTTCCGGCACGTGCAGGGCGCGGGCGGCACCTTCAACGGCTCCACCCACCTCGACTACACCGACTACTTCGAGACCCTGCCGAGCAACGCCCTGGAACGGGCGTTGTTCCTGGAGGCCGACCGGATGCGCGGCCCCCGGCTGACCGAGGAGAACCTGCGCAACCAGGTCGACGTGGTCAAGGAGGAGATCCGGGTCAACGTGCTGAACCGGCCGTACGGCGGGTTTCCCTGGTTGACCCTGCCGCCGGTCATGTTCGACACCTTCCCCAACGCCCACGACGGCTACGGTTCCTTCGACGACCTGGAGTCGGCAACCGTCACCGACGCCGCCGACTTCTTCCGCCGCTACTACGCCAGCGGCAACGCCGTCCTGGCGGTCAGCGGGGACGTGGACGTCGTCGAGGCCACCGCGCTGATCGAGCGGCACTTCGGCGACGTTCCGGCCCGGCCCGCGCCGGTGCGGCCCGACTTCACCGAACCCGACCTGACCGCCGAGCGACGCACGTCGTACACCGACAAGCTGGCCCCGTTGCCGGCGGTGGCATCGGCCTGGCGGGTGCCCGACCCGGTCGGCGACTTCGCCGCCTACCTGCCGTACGTGGTGCTGGCCGAGGTGCTCACCGACGGCGACGCGTCCCGGCTGGTCGAGCGCCTGGTTCAGCGCGACCGCTCGGTGACCAGCCTGGGCGGCTACCTCGGCTTCATGGGCGACCCGTTCGACGTGCGCGACCCGACGGCGTTGCTGCTCCAGGCGCACCTGCCGCCGAGCGGCGACGCGGACAAGGTGCTGCGCACCGTCGACGAGGAACTCGACCGGCTGGCCACCGACGGGCTGGCCGAGGGCGAACTGGCCCGCACCCAGGCCCGGATGGCCACCCACCTGCTGCGCGATACCGACGCGGTGCTCGGCCGGGCGCTGCGGATGGCGGTGCTGGAGCAGCAGCGCGGTGAGCCGGGCCTGCTCAACGACCTGCCCCGGCTCGTCGGCGAGGTCGGTGAGGAGCAGGTCCGTGCCGCCGCCGCCACCCTGCGGCCGGAGCGCCGCGCGTCCGTCGAGATCGTCCCGGGAGGTGGCCGCCAGTGA
- a CDS encoding M16 family metallopeptidase, whose protein sequence is MSAVVQAGPRTLPPLGPTRRLKLPKQAERRLGNGLTVIAVRRPAVPLIELRLWMPFGRVHLARGAMLAQTMLSGTDTLSSVRLAAELQTVGGGLSAGIDPDRLMLSGAGLVTGLDRMLDLLGQVLTGATYPGDEVGTERDRLVDRIQVARSQPSHLARTALLRRVYGAHPYAVQTPEPDQVNAVRPAALRKLHAERVHPADAVLVLVGDVQPERALDAAEKALGGWNGAGHVADLPPAPPLVPGPLLLVDRPGAVQSSLRMALPAVPRTHPDHAALQLANLVFGGYFSSRWVENIREDKGYTYGPHSLVEHSVAGSVLVAAADVATEVTAPALLETSYELGRLATLPPKPDELEQARQYALGTLQLGMSTQAGLASLTSAYAGNGLRLDFLAEHAARLAKTTVDDVAAAAARYLAPSRAVTVVLGDAERVAPGLAALTALDTVPAER, encoded by the coding sequence GTGAGTGCAGTTGTCCAGGCCGGTCCGCGTACGCTGCCGCCGCTCGGCCCCACCCGCCGGCTGAAGCTGCCGAAGCAGGCCGAGCGGCGACTCGGCAACGGGTTGACCGTGATCGCGGTCCGCCGGCCCGCCGTTCCGCTGATCGAGCTGCGGCTCTGGATGCCCTTCGGCCGGGTTCACCTGGCCCGGGGCGCGATGCTCGCGCAGACGATGCTCTCCGGCACCGACACGCTGTCCAGCGTGCGGCTCGCCGCCGAACTACAGACGGTCGGCGGCGGGTTGTCCGCCGGCATCGACCCCGACCGGCTGATGCTCTCCGGTGCCGGCCTGGTGACCGGGCTCGACCGGATGCTCGACCTGCTCGGGCAGGTGCTCACCGGCGCGACCTATCCCGGCGACGAGGTCGGCACGGAGCGGGACCGGCTGGTCGACCGGATCCAGGTCGCCCGCAGCCAGCCTTCGCACCTGGCCCGCACCGCGCTGCTGCGCCGTGTCTACGGCGCTCACCCGTACGCGGTGCAGACCCCCGAGCCCGACCAGGTGAACGCGGTGCGTCCCGCGGCGCTGCGCAAGCTGCACGCCGAGCGGGTGCATCCGGCCGACGCGGTGCTGGTGCTGGTCGGTGACGTGCAGCCGGAGCGTGCCCTGGACGCCGCCGAGAAGGCCCTCGGGGGGTGGAACGGTGCCGGGCACGTCGCCGACCTGCCGCCCGCCCCGCCGCTGGTGCCGGGTCCGCTGCTGCTGGTCGACCGGCCGGGCGCGGTGCAGTCCTCGCTGCGGATGGCGCTGCCCGCGGTGCCCCGTACCCATCCCGACCATGCGGCCCTGCAACTGGCCAACCTCGTCTTCGGTGGCTACTTCTCCTCCCGCTGGGTGGAGAACATCCGGGAGGACAAGGGCTACACGTACGGGCCGCACTCCCTGGTGGAGCACTCGGTGGCCGGCTCGGTGCTGGTCGCCGCCGCCGACGTGGCCACCGAGGTGACCGCGCCGGCCCTGCTGGAGACCAGCTACGAGCTGGGTCGGCTGGCCACGCTGCCGCCGAAGCCCGACGAGCTGGAACAGGCCCGCCAGTACGCCCTCGGCACCCTCCAGCTCGGCATGTCGACCCAGGCCGGGCTGGCTTCGCTCACCAGTGCCTACGCCGGCAACGGGCTGCGTCTGGACTTCCTGGCCGAGCACGCGGCCCGGCTGGCGAAGACGACCGTGGACGACGTCGCCGCGGCGGCGGCCCGCTACCTGGCTCCGTCCCGGGCGGTCACCGTCGTGCTGGGCGACGCGGAACGGGTGGCCCCGGGCCTGGCCGCGCTGACTGCGCTGGACACCGTGCCGGCCGAGCGGTGA
- a CDS encoding DUF397 domain-containing protein, translating into MNEIRNTPSVPAQFADAPWRKSTRSQTSNCVEVAPVRPGATAVRDSKDPGGPVLLFERAGWLGFLTGARNGQFDSH; encoded by the coding sequence ATGAACGAGATCCGCAACACGCCGTCCGTCCCCGCCCAGTTCGCGGACGCTCCATGGCGCAAGAGCACCCGCAGCCAGACCTCCAACTGCGTCGAGGTGGCACCCGTGCGCCCCGGCGCCACAGCGGTGCGGGACAGCAAGGACCCCGGCGGTCCGGTGCTGCTGTTCGAGCGGGCCGGTTGGCTCGGCTTCCTCACCGGCGCGCGGAACGGACAGTTCGACTCGCACTGA
- a CDS encoding MFS transporter, whose amino-acid sequence MRTVLRRPDFRLLFGGLLASMAAESILLLALAIWVKDLTGSDGLAGATIFAIIAPMTLAPLVGWVVDRYPRRPFFVAANLVTALALTPLFAVRDSTDVWVIYTVAALYGLSYITLSAVLSGLIRHLVPAELLADANGVLQTVRQGLRLVGPLAGAGLYAALGGAGLAAVGMAGFLTAALVVGALRVTETPPTGPTLRWTTELSAGLRHLSGEPALRRALLGYGLGSLVMGFTESLIFAYVDRGLGRDAAFVGVLVTVQGVGGLVGGLLSPAVVRRAGEVGTLAAGVAFFGPAALALAYPNLWLGFAAVLMAGVSLPLTMVGLHTLIQRRTPGALLGRVAAASEAVVSGPQALSIGGGALLVGVVDYRLLFALIGVLTLLAGAYLWHGRQLSPPGAAPRPRIPAPRRPSTPVHDVVARDASASRATRS is encoded by the coding sequence ATGCGCACCGTCCTGCGTCGACCCGACTTCCGCCTGCTCTTCGGCGGGTTGCTGGCCAGCATGGCCGCCGAGTCGATCCTGCTGCTCGCGCTCGCCATCTGGGTCAAGGATCTCACCGGCTCGGACGGACTCGCCGGGGCGACGATCTTCGCGATCATCGCGCCGATGACCCTCGCCCCCCTGGTCGGCTGGGTCGTGGACCGTTACCCGCGCCGCCCGTTCTTCGTCGCCGCGAACCTCGTCACCGCGCTGGCGCTCACCCCGCTCTTCGCGGTGCGGGACTCGACGGACGTGTGGGTCATCTACACCGTCGCGGCGCTCTACGGCCTGTCCTACATCACGCTCAGCGCGGTGCTCAGTGGACTGATCCGGCATCTGGTGCCCGCCGAACTGCTGGCCGACGCCAACGGGGTGCTCCAGACCGTACGCCAGGGGCTGCGGCTCGTCGGCCCGCTGGCCGGCGCGGGACTGTACGCGGCCCTCGGCGGGGCGGGGCTGGCCGCCGTCGGGATGGCCGGATTCCTGACCGCCGCGCTGGTGGTGGGGGCGCTGCGGGTGACCGAAACCCCGCCGACCGGGCCGACGCTGCGCTGGACCACCGAACTGAGCGCGGGGCTGCGACACCTGTCGGGTGAGCCGGCGCTGCGCCGGGCGCTGCTGGGCTACGGGCTGGGCTCACTCGTGATGGGCTTCACCGAGTCGCTGATCTTCGCGTACGTGGACCGGGGGCTGGGCCGCGACGCCGCCTTCGTCGGCGTGCTGGTCACGGTGCAGGGCGTCGGCGGGCTCGTCGGCGGGCTGCTCTCGCCGGCCGTGGTCCGCCGGGCCGGGGAGGTCGGCACGCTCGCCGCCGGGGTCGCCTTCTTCGGACCGGCCGCGCTGGCCCTGGCGTACCCGAACCTCTGGCTCGGCTTCGCGGCCGTGCTGATGGCCGGCGTCTCCCTGCCGTTGACCATGGTGGGGCTGCACACCCTGATCCAGCGGCGCACCCCGGGTGCCCTGCTGGGCCGGGTCGCGGCGGCCTCCGAGGCGGTGGTCAGCGGCCCGCAGGCGCTCTCGATCGGGGGCGGCGCGCTGCTGGTCGGCGTGGTGGACTACCGGCTGCTGTTCGCGTTGATCGGCGTGCTCACCCTGCTCGCCGGGGCGTACCTGTGGCACGGTCGCCAACTCAGCCCGCCCGGGGCCGCCCCGCGACCGCGCATCCCGGCCCCACGCCGCCCGTCCACCCCCGTTCACGACGTGGTCGCCCGGGACGCGTCGGCGTCCCGGGCGACCAGATCGTGA
- a CDS encoding DEAD/DEAH box helicase encodes MTTTLPTFAATGLAPALLAELTAQGIAAPFPIQSATLPDSLAGRDVLGRGRTGSGKTLAFGLPLLHRTAGHRARPGRPLALVLVPTRELAQQVTTALAPYARALGLRCATVVGGLSLQRQADALRTGAELVVATPGRLHDLINRGDARLDQVAVTVLDEADQMADMGFLPQVTKLLEQVAPNGQRMLFSATLDGGVDRLVRRFLTSPVTHSVDPGTATVTAMTHHLLHVDAADKPAALTRIAAREGRTILFMGTKHRADRLARQLLSKGVRAAALHGGKSQPQRTRILEQFRTGQVTALVATDVAARGIHVDGLDLVVNVDPPAEAKDYLHRGGRTARAGESGTVVTLVLPEQRRDVSRLMATAGIRPQATEVRSVGDEALVRVTGAREPSGVPVTIVVPTPSVATAGRGTRRSGGRGAGAGRVDESRFAGEGRPAAGGRAPQGGRGGDGGATPHRASGRPRRARRPRTA; translated from the coding sequence ATGACCACCACTCTTCCGACCTTCGCCGCCACCGGGCTGGCGCCGGCCCTGCTCGCCGAGTTGACCGCGCAGGGCATCGCCGCGCCGTTCCCGATCCAGTCGGCCACCCTGCCGGACTCGCTCGCCGGCCGGGACGTGCTCGGCCGGGGCCGCACCGGCTCGGGCAAGACCCTGGCGTTCGGGCTGCCGCTGCTGCACCGCACCGCCGGCCACCGCGCCCGACCCGGCCGGCCGCTGGCGCTGGTGCTGGTGCCGACCCGGGAACTGGCCCAGCAGGTCACCACGGCGCTCGCCCCGTACGCCCGCGCCCTCGGGCTGCGCTGCGCCACCGTCGTGGGTGGGCTGTCGCTGCAACGCCAGGCGGACGCCCTGCGTACCGGTGCCGAACTGGTGGTGGCCACGCCCGGCCGGCTGCACGACCTGATCAACCGGGGGGACGCCCGGCTGGACCAGGTGGCCGTCACGGTGTTGGACGAGGCCGACCAGATGGCCGACATGGGTTTCCTGCCGCAGGTCACCAAGCTGTTGGAGCAGGTGGCCCCGAACGGCCAGCGGATGCTGTTCTCGGCCACCCTGGACGGTGGCGTGGACCGACTGGTCCGCCGCTTCCTGACCAGCCCGGTGACCCACTCCGTCGATCCGGGCACCGCCACGGTCACCGCGATGACCCACCATCTCCTGCACGTGGACGCGGCCGACAAGCCGGCCGCGTTGACCCGCATCGCGGCCCGGGAGGGCCGCACCATCCTGTTCATGGGGACCAAGCACCGCGCCGACCGTCTCGCCCGGCAACTGCTCTCCAAAGGGGTACGCGCCGCCGCCCTGCACGGGGGCAAGTCGCAGCCGCAGCGCACCCGCATCCTGGAGCAGTTCCGCACGGGGCAGGTGACCGCCCTGGTCGCCACGGACGTGGCGGCGCGCGGCATCCACGTGGACGGGCTCGACCTGGTGGTGAACGTCGACCCGCCGGCCGAGGCGAAGGACTACCTGCACCGGGGCGGGCGTACGGCCCGGGCGGGGGAGTCGGGGACCGTGGTCACCCTGGTGCTGCCGGAACAACGGCGGGACGTGTCCCGGCTGATGGCCACCGCCGGCATCCGCCCGCAGGCCACCGAGGTGCGCTCCGTCGGCGACGAGGCGCTGGTCCGGGTCACCGGGGCCCGGGAGCCGTCGGGCGTACCGGTGACCATCGTCGTGCCCACCCCGTCGGTCGCCACCGCCGGTCGCGGCACCCGTCGGTCGGGGGGCCGGGGCGCCGGAGCCGGGCGGGTGGACGAGAGCCGCTTCGCCGGTGAGGGCCGCCCCGCCGCCGGAGGTCGGGCCCCGCAGGGCGGTCGTGGCGGTGACGGCGGCGCGACGCCGCACCGGGCCTCGGGCCGCCCCCGCCGGGCCCGCCGCCCCCGCACCGCCTGA
- a CDS encoding mycoredoxin encodes MLTMYSTPWCGYCHRLKSQLDREGIDYQVVDIEQDPAAATFVMSVNGGNQTVPTLRFADGSALTNPSINQVKQHLASLSA; translated from the coding sequence ATGCTGACGATGTATTCCACTCCCTGGTGCGGCTACTGCCACCGGCTGAAGTCGCAGCTCGACCGGGAGGGCATCGACTACCAGGTGGTCGACATCGAGCAGGATCCGGCGGCGGCCACCTTCGTGATGAGCGTCAACGGTGGCAACCAGACCGTGCCCACGTTGCGTTTCGCCGACGGCAGCGCCCTGACCAATCCCTCGATCAACCAGGTCAAGCAGCACCTGGCCAGCCTGTCCGCCTGA
- a CDS encoding helix-turn-helix domain-containing protein, which yields MPPASPGPILRRRRLGTELRRLREAAGLTGEQVIDRIGWASASKLSRLENGRSRPDPQDVRDLLSLYGADEASHAELLGMTQEAGDIRGWLRNFPVMTQQQRAFAELEAGCAEISEYNPVLVPGLLQTPGYAHLRIASARQVAEGAGDPEAGEDTRTEVRARQARQSLLTRGADAPRYTAVLEEAALGRRAGPPEALRDQLRHLCELAELPNVTLHVLPRDTQINQFYLPPTAFSVYRFADPLDPETLAIEGGFTDVMSTEVNTLNRYKVVFEWLCTAALSASDTLSWLNESSGRVSDVAAPPTATYGSATAPAQRRGHTGRLTER from the coding sequence GTGCCTCCTGCCTCACCCGGCCCGATCCTGCGTCGCCGCAGGCTCGGCACGGAGTTGCGCCGCCTACGCGAGGCCGCCGGTCTTACCGGTGAGCAGGTCATCGATCGCATCGGCTGGGCCTCCGCGTCCAAGTTGTCCCGACTGGAGAACGGTCGCAGCCGGCCCGACCCGCAGGACGTGCGTGACCTGCTGAGTCTCTACGGCGCCGACGAGGCGTCGCACGCCGAACTGCTGGGCATGACCCAGGAGGCCGGCGACATCCGGGGCTGGCTGCGCAACTTCCCGGTGATGACCCAGCAGCAGCGCGCCTTCGCCGAGTTGGAGGCCGGTTGCGCGGAGATCTCGGAGTACAACCCGGTGCTGGTGCCGGGGCTGTTGCAGACGCCGGGCTACGCCCACCTGCGGATCGCCTCGGCCCGCCAGGTGGCCGAGGGGGCGGGCGACCCCGAGGCGGGCGAGGACACCCGGACCGAGGTCCGCGCCCGGCAGGCCCGCCAGTCGTTGCTGACCCGTGGCGCCGACGCCCCCCGCTACACGGCGGTGCTGGAGGAGGCCGCGCTCGGTCGCCGGGCCGGGCCGCCGGAGGCGCTGCGGGATCAGCTCAGGCACCTGTGCGAGCTGGCCGAGCTGCCGAACGTCACCCTGCACGTGCTTCCCCGCGACACCCAGATCAACCAGTTCTACCTGCCGCCGACGGCGTTCTCGGTCTACCGGTTCGCCGATCCGCTCGATCCGGAGACGCTCGCCATCGAAGGGGGCTTCACCGACGTCATGTCGACCGAGGTAAACACCCTAAATCGATATAAAGTGGTGTTCGAGTGGCTATGCACGGCGGCGCTCTCCGCATCGGACACCCTCTCCTGGCTGAACGAGTCCTCGGGCCGGGTGTCCGACGTGGCGGCCCCGCCCACCGCGACGTACGGATCGGCAACGGCGCCGGCCCAGCGTCGCGGACACACCGGGCGCCTGACCGAGCGGTGA
- the cspE gene encoding transcription antiterminator/RNA stability regulator CspE, producing MAIGTVKWFNADKGFGFITPDGGGADVFAHFSAIQSSGYRSLDENQRVEFEVTQGQKGPQAENIRPL from the coding sequence ATGGCTATTGGCACCGTCAAGTGGTTCAACGCTGACAAGGGCTTCGGCTTCATCACCCCGGACGGCGGCGGCGCCGACGTCTTCGCCCACTTCTCGGCGATCCAGTCCTCCGGCTACCGGAGCCTGGACGAGAACCAGCGGGTCGAGTTCGAGGTGACCCAGGGCCAGAAGGGCCCGCAGGCGGAGAACATCCGTCCGCTCTGA
- the nudC gene encoding NAD(+) diphosphatase — protein sequence MSAEPAPPLARSTLDRAAHRRTDPQWLARAWAGSRVLVLDVAAEGRALVRTDVSPPRLVLLDPADLPSTLAEGAMFLGVEPDGVPVFCVHAGLPVLPATRAAHLREIGHLLGDRDAGLFTTALALTNWHLRHLYHPVSGQPTEAHEAGWSRVDPAGDRIWPRTDPAMIVLVHDGVPGPEGRCLLGNNVTWPSTPGQRRFSCLAGYVEPGESAEAAVLREVREEVGVAVADIAYAGSQSWPFPGSLMLGFLATADPRHPVRLDPTEIAYARWFSRREIGAAVDGGQVDAGGAHLVLPPPSSIALFLIRRWLDGP from the coding sequence GTGAGCGCCGAACCGGCCCCACCGCTGGCCCGGTCCACCCTGGACCGGGCGGCGCACCGGCGGACGGACCCGCAGTGGTTGGCGCGGGCCTGGGCCGGGTCACGGGTGTTGGTGCTCGACGTCGCCGCCGAGGGGCGGGCGCTGGTACGCACCGACGTCTCGCCGCCGAGGCTGGTGCTGCTCGACCCGGCGGACCTGCCCTCGACCCTCGCCGAGGGGGCGATGTTCCTCGGCGTCGAGCCGGACGGGGTGCCGGTGTTCTGCGTGCACGCCGGGTTGCCGGTGCTGCCGGCTACCCGTGCGGCGCATCTGCGGGAGATCGGTCACCTCCTCGGCGACCGGGACGCCGGCCTGTTCACCACCGCGCTGGCGCTGACCAACTGGCACCTGCGGCACCTCTACCACCCGGTCAGCGGGCAGCCGACCGAGGCGCACGAGGCCGGTTGGTCCCGGGTGGACCCGGCCGGGGACCGGATCTGGCCGCGTACCGACCCGGCGATGATCGTGCTGGTGCACGACGGGGTGCCGGGCCCCGAGGGTCGCTGCCTGCTCGGCAACAACGTCACCTGGCCGAGCACGCCGGGGCAGCGGCGCTTCTCGTGTCTCGCCGGTTACGTGGAGCCCGGGGAGTCCGCCGAGGCGGCCGTGTTGCGCGAGGTCCGCGAGGAGGTCGGCGTCGCGGTGGCCGACATCGCGTACGCGGGCAGCCAGTCCTGGCCCTTTCCCGGCTCGCTGATGCTCGGCTTCCTCGCCACCGCCGACCCCCGTCACCCGGTGCGGCTCGACCCGACGGAGATCGCGTACGCCCGATGGTTCTCCCGGCGGGAGATCGGGGCGGCGGTCGACGGCGGGCAGGTGGACGCGGGCGGTGCCCACCTGGTGCTGCCCCCGCCGTCGTCGATCGCGTTGTTCCTCATCCGGCGCTGGCTCGACGGGCCCTGA